A single genomic interval of Zobellia nedashkovskayae harbors:
- a CDS encoding retropepsin-like aspartic protease family protein, translating to MSSLKKFLWKKKYTQIPLKLTQTDHFEISAKINGVPGRFILDTGASNTCIGIDKIEQFGLASEVSEIKAAGAGATDMETLISTKNKIKIGNWKKKKLKIVLFDLVHVNQALTAHNTLPVDGIIGADVLKKAKAVIDYDKYCVYLKM from the coding sequence ATGTCTTCTCTGAAAAAATTTCTTTGGAAAAAAAAATATACCCAAATCCCCCTAAAACTTACTCAAACAGATCATTTTGAAATATCAGCCAAAATAAATGGTGTTCCCGGACGATTTATTTTAGATACCGGAGCATCTAACACCTGTATCGGAATTGATAAAATAGAGCAATTTGGACTGGCTTCAGAAGTTTCAGAAATAAAAGCTGCTGGAGCGGGAGCCACTGACATGGAAACTTTAATATCCACGAAAAACAAGATTAAAATTGGCAATTGGAAGAAGAAAAAATTGAAAATCGTACTTTTTGACCTTGTTCACGTAAATCAAGCCCTTACCGCTCATAATACTTTGCCAGTTGACGGCATCATAGGCGCCGATGTATTAAAAAAAGCAAAAGCAGTTATTGACTATGACAAGTATTGCGTTTACCTTAAAATGTAG
- the odhB gene encoding 2-oxoglutarate dehydrogenase complex dihydrolipoyllysine-residue succinyltransferase yields MILEMKVPSPGESITEVEIADWLVEDGDYVEKDQAIAEVDSDKATLELPAEESGIITLKAEVGDAVAVGAVVCLIDTDAAKPAGDSAEKDVAEQKKSEPKKEEAKAPQPVQAKETYASGVASPAAKKILSEKGIDSSAVKGSGKDGRITKNDAVTAVPSMGTPTGGNRGESRSKLSMLRRKVAERLVSAKNETAMLTTFNEVDMSAIFELRNKYKEDFKAKHGVGLGFMSFFTRAVVRALEMYPSVNSMIDGKEMISYDFCDISIAVSGPKGLMVPVIRNAENLTFRGVEAEVKRLAIRAREGEITVDEMTGGTFTITNGGVFGSMLSTPIINPPQSAILGMHNIVERPIARDGAIAIAPIMYVAVSYDHRIIDGKESVGFLVAIKEALENPEELLMDGNVKRALEM; encoded by the coding sequence ATGATATTAGAAATGAAAGTCCCATCTCCGGGCGAATCTATCACCGAAGTAGAAATTGCGGATTGGTTGGTTGAGGATGGTGATTACGTTGAAAAAGACCAGGCCATTGCCGAGGTAGATTCAGATAAGGCTACATTAGAACTTCCTGCTGAGGAAAGCGGAATAATTACATTGAAAGCTGAGGTAGGTGATGCTGTTGCCGTTGGTGCCGTAGTTTGTTTGATTGATACTGACGCAGCTAAACCGGCTGGTGACAGTGCTGAAAAAGATGTGGCGGAACAGAAGAAAAGTGAGCCTAAGAAAGAAGAGGCTAAAGCACCACAACCTGTTCAGGCTAAAGAAACTTACGCTTCTGGTGTAGCTTCTCCTGCTGCTAAAAAAATATTAAGTGAAAAAGGCATCGATTCTTCTGCTGTAAAAGGAAGTGGAAAAGATGGTAGAATCACTAAAAACGATGCTGTAACTGCTGTTCCTTCAATGGGTACACCTACAGGAGGAAATAGAGGGGAGTCCCGTTCAAAACTATCTATGTTGCGTAGAAAAGTTGCAGAGCGTTTGGTATCCGCTAAGAATGAAACTGCTATGCTTACGACTTTTAACGAAGTTGATATGTCGGCTATTTTTGAACTTAGAAATAAGTATAAAGAAGATTTTAAAGCTAAGCACGGTGTTGGTTTAGGTTTCATGTCTTTTTTTACTAGAGCTGTAGTGCGTGCATTAGAAATGTATCCATCAGTGAATTCTATGATAGATGGTAAGGAAATGATTTCTTATGATTTCTGTGATATCAGTATTGCCGTTTCTGGACCAAAAGGATTAATGGTACCTGTTATTAGAAATGCAGAAAACTTAACTTTCAGAGGTGTTGAAGCAGAGGTGAAGAGATTAGCTATTCGTGCTCGTGAAGGTGAGATTACTGTTGATGAAATGACCGGAGGTACATTTACGATCACCAATGGAGGTGTTTTTGGGTCTATGTTATCCACACCAATTATCAACCCACCTCAAAGTGCTATTTTAGGCATGCACAATATAGTAGAAAGACCCATCGCTAGAGATGGAGCTATCGCTATTGCGCCTATTATGTATGTGGCCGTGTCTTATGATCACCGTATTATTGATGGTAAGGAATCAGTAGGGTTCTTGGTAGCTATAAAAGAAGCATTAGAAAATCCAGAAGAATTATTGATGGATGGTAATGTAAAAAGAGCTTTAGAGATGTAG